A window from Kwoniella pini CBS 10737 chromosome 1, complete sequence encodes these proteins:
- a CDS encoding protein disulfide-isomerase domain — protein MKISSKITLALAALLPALTNVVASDVLDLAQDTFKGEVFDQDLALVEFFAPWCGHCKNLAPHYEEAATELVKKGIKLAKVDCTEHADLCQEYGVSGYPTLKVFRNGTPTDYTGPRKADGIISYMVKQSLPAVSDVTSDSHAEFIKSDKVVLVAYGDASHPIPSAYSQYANTARDSFLFGQFTDSSLPSIPESPSLPAIVLYKSFDEGYSIFPAGEIVNLESSSLAEFVKTNSVPLLDEISPENFGSYAEQGLPIAYIFADPSESDARDKLIEEIKPIAKEHKGKINFVYIDAIKFIDHGKSLNLPGDKWPAFVIQDLAAQTKYPLSPSEKVNAKSIKSFLDKFVTGEIQPSIKSAPIPLNQDQPVYKLVADDWENLFGDLQKDVFAEFFAPWCGHCQRLAPIWDTLAEKYASNSNVVIAQMDATENDIPPAAPFKVQGFPTLKFKPAGSNDFIDYNGDRSLDSLVEFVEQNRKSSGGEGGATTGGDDDEEIFDDEDAPEHDEL, from the exons atgaagattaGCTCAAAAATCACGTTAGCACTTGCTGCTCTTTTACCTGCTCTCACCAATGTGGTAGCTTCAGATGTACTTGATTTAGCTCAAGATACTTTCAAAGGAGAAGTATTCGATCAAGATTTGGCTTTGGTAGA ATTCTTCGCACCTT GGTGTGGACACTGTAAGAA CCTCGCTCCTCACTACGAAGAAGCGGCTACCGAGCTCGTTAAAAAGGGTATCAAGCTTGCCAAG GTTGACTGTACAGAACACGCCGATCTCTGTCAAGAGTACGGTGTAAGCGGATACCCAACTCTCAAGGTATTCAGAAATGGTACACCCACCGATTATACCGGTCCAAGAAAGGCCGATGGAATCATCAGTTACATGGTCAA ACAATCCCTTCCCGCTGTATCAGACGTGACTTCTGATTCTCACGCcgaattcatcaaatctgACAAGGT CGTCCTTGTCGCTTACGGAGATGCTTCTCACCCAATTCCCTCAGCATACTCTCAATACGCCAACACAGCTAGAGATTCTTTTTTGTTTGGTCAATTCACTGACTCTTCTTTACCCTCTATCCCTGAATCACCATCTTTACCAGCCATCGTTCTTTACAAATCATTTGACGAAGGATATTCGATCTTCCCTGCCGGTGAAATCGTCAATCttgaatcatcttcattggCAGAATTCGTGAAAACCAATTCTGTTCcattattagatgaaatttcaCCTGAAAATTTCGGATCATACGCTGAACAAGGATTACCTATAGCTTATATATTCGCCGATCCTTCTGAATCTGATGCTAgagataaattaattgaagaaattaaacCAATTGCAAAAGAACATAAaggaaaaatcaattttgttTATATTGACgcaattaaatttattgatcatggtaaatcattaaatctTCCTGGAGATAAATGGCCTGCATTTGTTATTCAAGATTTAGCTGCTCAAACAAAATAtcctttatcaccttctgAAAAAGTTAACGCAAAATctattaaatcatttttagataaatttgtAACTGGTGAAATTCAAccttcaattaaatctgCTCCTATTCCtttaaatcaagatcaaccAGTATATAAACTTGTTGCAGATGATTGGGAAAATTTATTTGGAGATTTACAAAAAGATGTTTTCGCTGAATTCTTCGCTCCTTGGTGTGGACATTGTC AACGACTCGCTCCTATTTGGGACACTTTAGCCGAGAAATACgcttctaattctaatgtAGTAAT CGCTCAAATGGACGCTACTGAGAATGATATTCCACCAGCTGCTCCATTCAAAGTTCAAGGTTTCCCAACCCTTAAATTTAAGCCTGCCGGATCAAACGATTTCATAGATTACAATGGTGATCGAAGTTTAGATTCccttgttgaatttgtagAACAAAATAGGAAATCATcaggtggtgaaggtggagcTACTACTggtggagatgatgatgaggagatttttgatgatgaggatgcTCCAGAACACGATGAGCTTTAG